One Pseudochaenichthys georgianus chromosome 4, fPseGeo1.2, whole genome shotgun sequence DNA window includes the following coding sequences:
- the klhl30 gene encoding kelch-like protein 30 isoform X2 produces MFSGDFVESIAARVELHDVDPDILSCLLDFAYTGKLTINQSNVEGLICNSSQLQFQTVRGVCSRYLQHQIDATNCLGILEFGDIHGCPEVMAKAWAFLLENFEAVQQCEEYLLLAKERLVACLSDEGLQIRTECTRVEAILKWARHHKESRLSDLPELLTLSRLPLLSLDYLTDTLLKDSLVQGSPSCREAVEKVQREKMDLAPEHTDSLSSKSPQPNLQEVLLVMGGRSLDDSDDEEDSEDEDRDPRLQRLLPRNFAFYNTKTKQWHELPHFPNPNKWGYAMVSLNNDVYVTGGSRGSNTNTWSTTETWKFITKEGRWVTVAPMLRPRTNHTSATLNGEIYVIGGTTSNRVEVEHYDPYNDTWALTCPALKYVTNFTATACHGKLYVIGSCAMKYNALAMQCYNPVIDSWTTICSPFIPKYLSSPRSVCMDGTIYLVADNTKKVYSYDPEANMWQKIQLLHMLHENGGLVTLDGRLFITGGHWKGMEGDYGVEVEVYNKTTDIWDVESYLPRLWFYSGVCTTFLDPSQWTELFSIDST; encoded by the exons ATGTTCTCAGGGGACTTTGTGGAGAGCATAGCTGCGCGTGTCGAGCTTCATGATGTCGATCCTGATATACTCAGCTGCTTGCTGGACTTTGCATACACAGGCAAACTGACCATCAACCAGAGCAACGTGGAGGGGCTGATCTGCAACTCCAGCCAACTCCAGTTCCAGACGGTGAGAGGCGTGTGCAGCCGGTACCTTCAGCATCAGATTGATGCCACCAACTGTCTGGGAATCCTGGAGTTTGGAGATATCCATGGCTGCCCCGAGGTGATGGCCAAAGCGTGGGCCTTCCTCTTGGAGAACTTTGAAGCTGTGCAACAATGTGAGGAGTATCTCCTGTTGGCGAAGGAGAGGTTGGttgcctgcctgtctgacgAAGGACTACAAATCCGGACAGAGTGCACCCGTGTGGAGgccattctgaaatgggccaggCACCACAAGGAGTCCCGGCTCTCCGACCTCCCTGAACTCCTCACTCTGTCCCGTCTCCCGCTGCTCAGCCTGGACTACCTGACAGACACCCTGCTGAAGGACAGTCTGGTGCAGGGCTCCCCCAGCTGCAGAGAGGCTGTGGAAAAAGTCCAAAGAGAG AAAATGGATTTGGCACCAGAACACACAGACAGTCTCAGTTCTAAGAGTCCACAACCAAACCTGCAAGAGGTGCTGCTGGTGATGGGAGGTCGTTCTCTGGATGACTCGGATGATGAGGAGGACTCAGAAGATGAGGACAGAGACCCGAGACTGCAAAGATTACTCCCCAGGAATTTTGCTTTCTACAACACAAAGACAA AACAGTGGCATGAGCTCCCTCATTTTCCTAATCCCAACAAGTGGGGTTACGCCATGGTCTCCTTAAACAATGATGTGTACGTCACAG GGGGCTCGCGTGGTTCGAATACCAACACCTGGTCGACCACAGAGACCTGGAAGTTCATCACAAAAGAGGGGAGGTGGGTTACTGTGGCTCCCATGCTCCGGCCTCGGACTAACCACACTTCTGCAACACTCAACGGGGAGATTTACGTCATTGGAG GTACAACTTCAAATAGGGTTGAGGTTGAGCATTACGACCCTTACAACGACACCTGGGCATTGACCTGCCCCGCCCTGAAATATGTGACTAACTTCACTGCCACAGCGTGTCATGGGAAGCTCTACGTGATTGGCTCCTGTGCTATGAAATATAACGCTTTGGCCATGCAGTGTTACAACCCTGTTATAG ATAGCTGGACCACCATATGTTCGCCCTTCATCCCTAAGTATTTGTCCTCTCCTCGTTCTGTCTGTATGGATGGAACTATTTATCTGGTTGCTGACAACACTAAGAAAGTCTACTCTTATGATCCAGAGGCGAACATGTGGCAGAAG ATCCAGCTTCTCCACATGCTCCATGAGAATGGTGGCCTGGTGACACTGGATGGGAGGCTTTTTATCACTGGAGGCCATTGGAAAGGGATGGAGGGGGACTATGGGGTGGAAGTTGAGGTTTACAACAAAACAACCGACATCTGGGACGTGGAGAGCTACCTGCCGAGACTTTGGTTCTACAGTGGAGTCTGCACCACCTTCCTTGATCCGTCCCAGTGGACTGAGCTTTTCAGCATAGACTCAACATAA
- the klhl30 gene encoding kelch-like protein 30 isoform X1, translated as MVRNVDDLDFCLPSHPQSILEGLRSFCSDPKLVDVTLSAGGRDFPCHRGVLALCSTYFHSMFSGDFVESIAARVELHDVDPDILSCLLDFAYTGKLTINQSNVEGLICNSSQLQFQTVRGVCSRYLQHQIDATNCLGILEFGDIHGCPEVMAKAWAFLLENFEAVQQCEEYLLLAKERLVACLSDEGLQIRTECTRVEAILKWARHHKESRLSDLPELLTLSRLPLLSLDYLTDTLLKDSLVQGSPSCREAVEKVQREKMDLAPEHTDSLSSKSPQPNLQEVLLVMGGRSLDDSDDEEDSEDEDRDPRLQRLLPRNFAFYNTKTKQWHELPHFPNPNKWGYAMVSLNNDVYVTGGSRGSNTNTWSTTETWKFITKEGRWVTVAPMLRPRTNHTSATLNGEIYVIGGTTSNRVEVEHYDPYNDTWALTCPALKYVTNFTATACHGKLYVIGSCAMKYNALAMQCYNPVIDSWTTICSPFIPKYLSSPRSVCMDGTIYLVADNTKKVYSYDPEANMWQKIQLLHMLHENGGLVTLDGRLFITGGHWKGMEGDYGVEVEVYNKTTDIWDVESYLPRLWFYSGVCTTFLDPSQWTELFSIDST; from the exons ATGGTGCGCAATGTGGATGACCTGGACTTCTGCCTGCCCTCCCATCCACAGAGCATTCTGGAGGGCTTGCGCTCCTTCTGCTCTGACCCCAAACTGGTGGATGTAACACTGAGCGCAGGAGGTCGGGACTTCCCCTGTCACCGTGGCGTGTTGGCGCTCTGCAGCACGTACTTCCACAGCATGTTCTCAGGGGACTTTGTGGAGAGCATAGCTGCGCGTGTCGAGCTTCATGATGTCGATCCTGATATACTCAGCTGCTTGCTGGACTTTGCATACACAGGCAAACTGACCATCAACCAGAGCAACGTGGAGGGGCTGATCTGCAACTCCAGCCAACTCCAGTTCCAGACGGTGAGAGGCGTGTGCAGCCGGTACCTTCAGCATCAGATTGATGCCACCAACTGTCTGGGAATCCTGGAGTTTGGAGATATCCATGGCTGCCCCGAGGTGATGGCCAAAGCGTGGGCCTTCCTCTTGGAGAACTTTGAAGCTGTGCAACAATGTGAGGAGTATCTCCTGTTGGCGAAGGAGAGGTTGGttgcctgcctgtctgacgAAGGACTACAAATCCGGACAGAGTGCACCCGTGTGGAGgccattctgaaatgggccaggCACCACAAGGAGTCCCGGCTCTCCGACCTCCCTGAACTCCTCACTCTGTCCCGTCTCCCGCTGCTCAGCCTGGACTACCTGACAGACACCCTGCTGAAGGACAGTCTGGTGCAGGGCTCCCCCAGCTGCAGAGAGGCTGTGGAAAAAGTCCAAAGAGAG AAAATGGATTTGGCACCAGAACACACAGACAGTCTCAGTTCTAAGAGTCCACAACCAAACCTGCAAGAGGTGCTGCTGGTGATGGGAGGTCGTTCTCTGGATGACTCGGATGATGAGGAGGACTCAGAAGATGAGGACAGAGACCCGAGACTGCAAAGATTACTCCCCAGGAATTTTGCTTTCTACAACACAAAGACAA AACAGTGGCATGAGCTCCCTCATTTTCCTAATCCCAACAAGTGGGGTTACGCCATGGTCTCCTTAAACAATGATGTGTACGTCACAG GGGGCTCGCGTGGTTCGAATACCAACACCTGGTCGACCACAGAGACCTGGAAGTTCATCACAAAAGAGGGGAGGTGGGTTACTGTGGCTCCCATGCTCCGGCCTCGGACTAACCACACTTCTGCAACACTCAACGGGGAGATTTACGTCATTGGAG GTACAACTTCAAATAGGGTTGAGGTTGAGCATTACGACCCTTACAACGACACCTGGGCATTGACCTGCCCCGCCCTGAAATATGTGACTAACTTCACTGCCACAGCGTGTCATGGGAAGCTCTACGTGATTGGCTCCTGTGCTATGAAATATAACGCTTTGGCCATGCAGTGTTACAACCCTGTTATAG ATAGCTGGACCACCATATGTTCGCCCTTCATCCCTAAGTATTTGTCCTCTCCTCGTTCTGTCTGTATGGATGGAACTATTTATCTGGTTGCTGACAACACTAAGAAAGTCTACTCTTATGATCCAGAGGCGAACATGTGGCAGAAG ATCCAGCTTCTCCACATGCTCCATGAGAATGGTGGCCTGGTGACACTGGATGGGAGGCTTTTTATCACTGGAGGCCATTGGAAAGGGATGGAGGGGGACTATGGGGTGGAAGTTGAGGTTTACAACAAAACAACCGACATCTGGGACGTGGAGAGCTACCTGCCGAGACTTTGGTTCTACAGTGGAGTCTGCACCACCTTCCTTGATCCGTCCCAGTGGACTGAGCTTTTCAGCATAGACTCAACATAA